In Oncorhynchus tshawytscha isolate Ot180627B linkage group LG01, Otsh_v2.0, whole genome shotgun sequence, the genomic stretch cttgtagatacttttgtacctgtttcctccagcatcttcacaaggtcctttgctgatgttctgggattcatttgcacttttcgtatcaaagtacgttcatctctaggagacagaacacgtctccttcctgagcggtatgacggctgcgtggtctaatggtgtttatacttgcgtactattgtttgtacagatgaacgtttggaaattgttcccaaggatgaaccagacttgtgggggtgtacaattttctttctgaggccttggctgatttcttttgattttcccatgatgtcaagcaaagagtttaaaggtaggccttgaaatacatccacagttaaacctccaattgactcaaatgatgtcaattagcctatcagacgcttctaaagccattacataattttctggaattttccaagcaacaagttttaatgactccaacctaagtgtatgtagtaaacctctgacttcaactatatttAATTGCTTCAAAAAGTTCCTCTGTAAATTGGAACTGTGATTCTGCCTTTAACACCACTCTGGTCGTGCATCCCAAatgggcactacttttgaccagagccatatgggccctgatcaaaagtagtgcagtatatagggaatagggtgccatttgggactcaaattGAGAATCTTAATTCAATAAACTACAAACAGAGATTAAGCACGGATCATTTTACACATCATTATGGACAAATGTTGAAGTGCAAATGTtttctacagtatacagtagagtgtTGGCAGGAACAGAAAGACATTTGTGACACAGTGCTGCCTATTTATTGTAAATCAGTCGAATATAATATATTAAAAAGCCAAACAAACTATTTTATTTCCAGTGAAAAGTCAACAGTCAAAATCAGAAATCGAATTGCCTTCTGCAGACAGAGCTTTTTAAGAAATTGCCATTTCATCAGTTTAAAAGGGTTGACTTTTAGTGTCTCAGTGATCTTTGTAGTATACTGTTGACCTGTCTTCATATTCACCTCTTCTCCTGTTTCTTTGTGTGCAGTTTCTTATCCAACGCTCTGAGTTGTTTTAGGAATCCTGTATTTGGAAAGATCCACCTGTGCTCTTTGACCTTTGTGATGGCATCTAGCAAGGAGTAATGGTGATGGATCATCAAGTAGGCCAGCACCAGAGAAGCAGACCTACTCACACCTACAGCACAGTGGACCAGGATCCTGGCTGTGGACGAGGGAAAAAAAGTTTAATAACATTTACTTGGGTAAAAACATATACAGCAGGATGTACATTGTATCCCCAGAGGATAGCACTTCAAAGTATTAATTAAAGTGGTCCATCTGATCAAAAATCATTCCTTACACCAGGACACTTCAACAGGTGACTATCTCGGGAAAATATAGGAAAAGGAGAAATCTGTTTCTGCATAGATCTGATTATTTAATTAACTGGGTATACAGAAAGGCTTACATTTTGGCGTAAAACTGATATTGTGAGACATACTTTATGGGACAGTTTTCCGAGAGACAGATTAAGAATAAACCTTTGAGTCCAAgactaggtttaatctgtgtttgtGAAACCGGCCCTATATGCAAAATCTAATGACTGTAAAATACTAAATGGGATGGCTATGCTTGCCTACCGTCTGCTGTGTTTAGTGCATCTTGGATGTAATCGGCAGAGGAATAGAAATACAGTGAAATGTCAAAAGATGGTGAATCGTCAGCAGGCACTCCATGGTAGTCCACTGTTGACCCGTAGAAAGTGTGGCTCCCTAGGCAGTGCTGCCTCCCATGGGCAGCATTCAGGACATGAGTGATTCCAAGTTTCCATATGCTGTATCGATCATTGGCTACAGACCTGCAGAAAAAAAAATGAATCTCATATATTTCTTTCATAGTATGTTCTTCCGAAATCCCTTGTAAACATTGAGAGAAACATTAAAATAATTGCAATAAGCGGTGTAataataaaatgtcatttaccagaGTCGTTTATCCAAAGTGGCttacatgtgtgcatgtgtgcattaTGTGTGCATTATGTGTGCATCCATtcttttacatatgggtggtcccagaAATCGAACCCTCTATACTGCCTTTGCAagcccatgctctaccaactaagccacaAATAAGATTATTATTCACATGCAATTCAGTTAGCTTGTAAAGGGCAATTTGTGAAGGAATTAATACTGCATGACTTACATGTCCCCAATGAAAAGGTTAGTCCAAACTTCATCCACTGGGTTGCCAAATCTTTTGCCACCAAAGAGAATCTTCACCAAGTCTTTCACAGATGGAGTGTCAGAGGAGGAACCACATCCTTCCTGAACAGTTGTTGTTGACACCTTGGACATGACTGTCCTCTCAGTGCTGGACAATGGACATCATTTTTTACAATAATACCATATCAATGGTATGACTTGCCTGAGTCCAATGTTCTCTCTAACTGTGCGTGCACGGTCAAGCAGCTCCTCTTACATACAGAGGAATTGCCAGCCAACAGAGGCAGAATGACCTTCACTAGAGTTGCCCCATTAGTTTACACTATCTTCCCATAAACATATCAACGTTTCTCTTAGATATCTTCCCATAAACATATCAACGTTTCTCTTAGAATGTGGGAACTGTGATCGAATCAACATAATATCAGTTCCTTTCAATGCAACAAAACAAATCGAACTTTACAAGATCGAGTCGTGGTAGGTATTGTGCATCGGAGGATAATTACTCTGACTTGCGATCTTTCAGAGCGCAGAGCCACGTTTACAGTAGCCACCACGTGTGCACATTTCTTGATGATTTGCTAGTTAGCAAGTTATTAACCAAGTTATAGCTTATTTTGGTCAGCAATGTGGGGGCGTTTGCTTCTTAGTTCCATTTCTAGGCTTCATGTGCACGTTAAGTAAGGatctttttttgtcttaaagaggcagtgttgtattttgagacaggcttgattATGCAAAGAGGCCAGCAGGCAGAGGGTAGCCTGCATttctgtctgattctctgtatggtaataacaatgataataatgaattgtattttgtaaagtggtttcttgcatcatacaatacaacacaatgttCAGTCACCTATTTGGACAATGGTGTTTACAAAAAATATATCTGGTAACTTGAGCTTTCGGACAGTTAGAAATCTGTCCTACAGGTTATATTAGAAGGATGAGTGGCTTAAAAGGTGAATGTCAAGCCCTTTTATAGTGGAGAGGAAAACCGGCCTTATGCTAAGTCTAAGAGTTCGAGTTgttgtgcgttttgttgccaacctattttgctacctgacaactttacggtttttactttttaattaccgtttatatatatatatcttttttcctcaactttttcactccggacgctttatctggacacgattcgtcaggacctccaacagccgaagctaagtagtaacattaacatgatgccttctaattgcagtcgctgtactcgccttacggcgaggatagctgtgctacaagcccagcttcagacgcaatcgttaggcaagggtaatttcagtgtaggaaaggatgaaacagcgtctgtgccaccagtaagtacagatagtagtataaatcccctggcacagtccccgcagccggacaactttctcacggtttctggaaggaaatgctgtaggaacgctcaaccggtgtcgctcattcagccgccaggtttttccccattaagcagcgagtctgagtcagaggccgagtcttctctgggtctctactcctctcgttacggggtctgagacgccgaagcttcccaccattagctctgacaaattgaaaactctagtcattggcgactccattacccgcagtattagacttaaaacgaatcatccagcgatcatacactgtttaccagggggcagggctaccgacgttaaggctaatctgaagatggtgctggctaaagctaaaactggcgagtatagagatattgttatccacgtcggcaccaacgatgttaggatgaaacagtcagagatcaccaagcgcaacatagcttctgcgtgtaaatcagctagaaagatgtgtcggcatcgagtaattgtctctggccccctcccagttagggggagtgatgagctctacagcagagtctcacaactcaatcgctggttgaaaactgttttctgcccctcccaaaagttagaatttgtagataattggccctctttctgggactcacccacaagcaggaccaagcctgacctgctgaggagtgacggactccatcctagctggaggggtgctctcatcttatctaccaacatagacagggctctaactcctctagctccacaatgaaatagggtgcaggccaggcagcaggctgttagccagcctgccagcatagtggagtctgccactagcacagtcagtgtagtcagctcagctatcaccattgagaccgtgtctgtgcctcgacctaggttgggcaaaactaaacatggtggtgttcgccttagcaatctcactaggataaagaccacctccattcctgtcattattgaaagagatcatgatacctcacatctcaaaatagggctacttaatgttagatcccttacttcaaaggcaattatagtcaatgaactaatcactgaccataatcttgatgtgattggcctgactgaaacatggcttaagcctgatgaatttactgtgttaaatgaggcctcaacccctggctacactagtgaccatatcccccgtgcatcccgcaaaggcggaggtgttgctaacatttacaatagcaaatttcaatttacaaaaaaaaaatgacattttcgtcttttgagcttctagtcatgaaatctatgcagcctactcaatcactttttatagctactgtttacaggcctcctgggccatgtacagcgttcctcactgagttccctgaattcctatcagaccttgtagtcatagcagataatattctaatctttggtgactttaatattcacatggaaaagtccaaagacccactccaaaaggctttcggcgccatcatcgactcagtgggttttgtccaacatgtctctggacccactcactgtcacagtcatacgctggacctagttttgtcccatggaataaatgttgtggatcttaatgtttttcctcataatcctggactatcggaccactattttattacgtttgcaattgcaacaaataatctgctcagaccccaaccaaggaacatcaaaagtcatgctataaattcacagacaacacaaagattccttgatgtccttccagattccctctgtctacccaaggacgccagaggacaaaaatcagttaactacctaactgaggaactcaatttaaccttgcgcaataccctagatgcagttgcacccctaaaaactaaaaacatttctcataagaaactagctccctggtacacagaaaatacccaagctctgaagcaagcttccagaaaattggaacggaaatggcgccacaccaaactggaagtcttccgactagcttggaaagacagtaccgtgcagtaccgtagagcccttactgctgctcgatcatcctatttttctaacttaattgaggaaaataagaacaattcgaaattcctttttgatactgtcgcaaagcttactaaaaagcagcattccccaagagaggatgactttcactttagcagtgataaattcatgaacttctttgaggaaaagattatgattattagaaagcaaattacggactcctctttaaatctgcgtattccttcaaagctcagttgtcctgagtctgcacaactctcccaggacctaggatcaagagagacgctcaagtgttttagtactatatctcttgacacaatgatgaaaataatcatggcctctaaaccttcaagctgcatactggaccctattccaactaaactactgaaagagctgcttcctgtgcttggccctcctatgttgaacataataaacggctctctatccaccggatgtgtaccaaactcactaaaagtggcagtaatatacccagaaaatatttaaaaaactatcggcctatatcgaatcttccattcctctcaaaaattttagaaaaggctgttgcgcagcaacttactgtcttcctgaagacaaacaatgtatacgaaatgcttcagtctggttttagaccccatcatagcactgagacggcacttgtgaaggtggtaaattacattttaatggcatcggaccgaggctctgcatctgtcctcgtgctcctagaccttagtgctgcttttgataccatcgatcaccacattcttttggagagattggaaacccaaattggtctacacggacaagttctggcctggtttagatcttatctgtcggaaagatatcagtttgtctctgtgaatggtttgtcctctgacaaatcaactgtaaatttcggtgttcttcaaggttccgttttaggaccactattgttctcactatatattttacctcttggggatgttattcgaaaacataatgttaactttcactgctatgcggatgacacacagctgtacatttcaatgaaacatggtgaagccccaaaattgcccttgctagaagcatgtgtttcagatataaagaagtggatggctgcaaactttctacttttaaactcggacaaaacagagatgcttgttctaggtcccaaaaaacaaagagatcttctgttgaatctgacaattaatcttaatggttgtacagtcgtctcaaataaaactgtgaaggacctcggcgttactctggaccctgatctctcttttgaagaacatatcaagaccatttcaaggacagcttttttccatctacgtaacattgcaaaaatcagaaactttctgtccaaaaatgatgcagaaaaattaatccatgcttttgtcacttctaggttagactactgcaatgctctactttctggctaccggataaagcactaaataaacttcagttggtgctaaatacggctgctagaatcctgactagaaccaaaaaatgtgatcatattactccagtgctagcctctctacactggcttcctgtcaaagcaagggctgatttcaaggttttactgctaacctacaaagcattacatgggcttgctcctacctatctctctgatttggtcctgccgtatatacctacacgtacgctacggtcacaagacgcaggcctcctaattgtccctagaatttctaagcaaacagctggaggcagggctttctcctatagagctccatttttatggaacggttagcctacccatgtcagagacgcaaactcggtctcaacctttaagtccttactgaagacttatctcttcagtgggtcatatgattgagtgtagtctggcccaggagtgggaaggtgaacggaaaggctctggagcaacgaaccgcccttgctgtctctgcctggccggttcccctcttcccactgggattctctgcctctaaccctattacaggggctgagtcactggcttactggggctctctcatgccgtccctggaaggggtgcgtcacctgagtgggttgattcactgatgtggtcgtcctgtctgggttggcgcccccccttgggttgtgccatggcggagatcgtggtgggctatactcagccttgtctcaggatggtaagttggtggttggagatatccctctattggtgtgggggctgtgcttgggcaaagtgggtggggttatatccttcctgtttggccctgtctgggggtgtcctcggatggggccacagtgtctcctgacccctcctgtctcagcctccagtatttatgctgcagtagttaatgtgtcggggggctagggtcagtttgttatatctatctctcctgtcctattcggtgtcctgtgtgaatctaagtgtgcgttctctaattctctctttctctctctctcggaggacctgagccctaggaccatgccccaggactacctgacatga encodes the following:
- the LOC112258040 gene encoding dual specificity protein phosphatase 13 translates to MSKVSTTTVQEGCGSSSDTPSVKDLVKILFGGKRFGNPVDEVWTNLFIGDMSVANDRYSIWKLGITHVLNAAHGRQHCLGSHTFYGSTVDYHGVPADDSPSFDISLYFYSSADYIQDALNTADARILVHCAVGVSRSASLVLAYLMIHHHYSLLDAITKVKEHRWIFPNTGFLKQLRALDKKLHTKKQEKR